One Kaistella polysaccharea DNA segment encodes these proteins:
- a CDS encoding dimethylarginine dimethylaminohydrolase family protein produces the protein MKLNIKNETGTLKSVVLGQPNSLGAVPTLAESYDAKSYNTIEKGIYPVEKDIIMEMSEFEKVLKKYNVQVFRPEVIQDYNQVFARDVAFVIDDKMIISNVIADRADEQEAYRKIFEKVKWRDIINLPETAHIEGGDVIVWNDFIFVGTCFSEDYRNFKTARTNEYAINILKEYFPKKRILDFELKKNDREPYKGILHLDCTFNPIGTDKCIIYKNGFVDESDYLLILDIFGEENCFHVTDEEMFEMYPNIFSISPQVVVSDKAFTRMNNHLRDVWGMTVEEIPYREISKMGGLLRCSTLPLVRD, from the coding sequence ATGAAACTCAACATCAAGAATGAAACCGGCACTCTAAAATCTGTTGTCTTAGGACAGCCAAATTCATTGGGCGCAGTTCCTACCTTAGCAGAGAGTTACGATGCGAAATCCTATAATACCATCGAAAAAGGAATATATCCCGTCGAAAAAGATATTATTATGGAAATGTCAGAATTCGAAAAAGTACTGAAAAAATATAATGTACAGGTTTTCCGACCAGAAGTCATTCAGGATTATAATCAGGTTTTCGCACGCGATGTTGCATTCGTGATTGATGATAAAATGATTATTTCCAATGTTATTGCAGATCGAGCTGATGAACAGGAAGCTTACCGAAAAATTTTCGAAAAAGTAAAATGGCGGGACATTATCAATTTGCCCGAAACGGCTCACATCGAAGGTGGCGACGTCATTGTATGGAATGATTTTATCTTTGTAGGAACTTGTTTTTCAGAAGATTATAGAAATTTTAAGACGGCGCGAACAAATGAATATGCAATTAATATCCTTAAAGAATATTTTCCGAAAAAAAGAATTCTTGATTTTGAACTGAAGAAAAACGACCGAGAACCGTACAAAGGTATTCTACACTTAGATTGCACCTTTAATCCAATCGGAACCGATAAATGTATTATCTACAAAAACGGTTTTGTTGATGAAAGCGATTATTTATTAATCCTGGATATTTTCGGGGAAGAGAATTGTTTCCACGTTACCGATGAAGAAATGTTTGAAATGTATCCCAATATTTTCTCAATTTCACCCCAAGTTGTTGTTTCCGATAAAGCGTTTACCCGAATGAATAACCATCTGCGAGATGTTTGGGGAATGACGGTTGAAGAAATTCCTTACCGTGAAATTTCTAAAATGGGTGGCTTACTTAGATGTTCTACACTTCCTTTAGTGCGCGATTAA
- a CDS encoding trypsin-like peptidase domain-containing protein, whose amino-acid sequence MKNTLKKLIPYAVVGVMSGATTFGAFSYFNQNNQGSDFSYFAPKNTDAKYASFNMTGVGDDFVKAAKMTVPAVVSIKNFSAKKGRGNEQDLFDLFFGNPRQQQQQQTPPPNMPTGMGSGVIISPDGYIISNNHVIAGANKLEVVLSNKKSYIANLVGTDPTTDIALLKIEEKGLPYLNFANSDNVDVGQWVLAVGNPMGLNSTVTAGIVSAKGRSIDLLSQNSRTPIESFIQTDAAINPGNSGGALVNPNGELIGINSAISSKTGYYEGYGFAVPANLARKVVEDIKKFGLVQRGFLGVLSVDLSNPQSVAAYNREKKTNLKQGDGVYLIEVVAKGGAEDAGLRNGDIITKVDNTVVSSYYDLSFAVGSKRPGDKVMVTYLRNGKVNTVNVTLKDQQGGTALRSKADLSVTEKIGAEFEPLSEKFKTDYGLNSGVVAKNVQDGSEMANIGIVDNYIVIEVNGKPVNSQKDIEKQLQSYKGNVQIKYVDEYGRMTTRGFKMP is encoded by the coding sequence ATGAAAAATACTTTAAAAAAACTTATCCCATATGCGGTAGTCGGAGTAATGTCTGGTGCTACTACGTTTGGGGCCTTTAGTTACTTCAATCAAAATAATCAAGGTTCAGACTTTTCTTACTTTGCACCCAAGAATACCGATGCAAAATATGCCTCCTTTAATATGACAGGAGTAGGTGATGATTTTGTGAAAGCTGCCAAAATGACCGTTCCGGCTGTTGTGAGTATCAAAAATTTTTCAGCCAAAAAAGGAAGAGGAAATGAGCAGGATTTATTCGATTTATTTTTTGGCAATCCAAGACAACAACAGCAGCAACAAACTCCTCCTCCTAACATGCCAACAGGAATGGGATCAGGAGTTATTATTTCCCCTGATGGTTATATTATTTCTAATAACCATGTCATCGCGGGCGCGAACAAATTAGAAGTTGTTCTATCCAACAAAAAATCATATATCGCAAATTTAGTGGGAACGGATCCAACTACAGATATTGCTCTTTTGAAAATTGAGGAAAAAGGTTTGCCCTATTTAAATTTTGCAAACTCAGATAATGTGGATGTCGGTCAGTGGGTTTTAGCGGTCGGAAATCCGATGGGTTTAAATTCTACAGTAACCGCTGGAATTGTTTCCGCAAAAGGCAGAAGTATTGATTTACTGAGCCAAAACTCCAGAACACCAATCGAAAGCTTTATTCAAACTGATGCCGCGATTAACCCCGGAAATTCCGGTGGTGCGCTTGTTAATCCAAATGGTGAACTGATCGGAATCAATTCTGCAATCTCTTCAAAAACGGGATATTACGAAGGTTACGGTTTTGCTGTACCAGCAAACTTAGCGCGAAAAGTAGTTGAAGATATTAAGAAATTTGGTTTAGTTCAACGTGGATTTTTAGGAGTGCTTTCAGTAGATCTATCAAATCCGCAATCTGTGGCCGCTTATAACAGAGAGAAAAAAACAAATCTGAAACAAGGTGACGGTGTTTACCTTATTGAAGTCGTTGCAAAAGGTGGTGCTGAAGATGCAGGCCTTAGAAATGGTGATATTATTACCAAAGTTGACAACACGGTAGTTTCAAGTTATTACGATCTTTCTTTTGCGGTAGGAAGTAAAAGACCTGGCGATAAAGTGATGGTAACTTACCTTAGAAACGGAAAAGTAAATACAGTGAATGTTACTTTGAAAGATCAACAAGGAGGAACCGCACTTCGAAGTAAAGCTGATCTTTCTGTAACAGAAAAAATTGGTGCTGAGTTTGAGCCTTTATCAGAAAAATTCAAAACTGATTACGGTTTAAACAGTGGTGTTGTAGCCAAAAATGTGCAGGACGGAAGTGAGATGGCAAATATTGGAATCGTTGATAATTACATCGTAATTGAAGTTAATGGAAAACCCGTAAATTCTCAGAAAGATATTGAAAAACAACTTCAGTCTTACAAAGGAAACGTACAAATTAAATACGTCGACGAATACGGTCGAATGACTACACGAGGATTTAAAATGCCTTAG
- a CDS encoding Rid family detoxifying hydrolase produces MKTIISTEKAPAAIGPYSQANMVNGILYISGQIPFNNESGKIEEGIEKATHQVMKNLQFILTEAGLTFSNVVKATIFLKNMDDFAAMNDIYASYLDSANYPARETVQVSCLPRNVEIEISMIAHQF; encoded by the coding sequence ATGAAAACAATTATATCTACTGAAAAAGCACCTGCAGCAATTGGCCCATATTCACAAGCCAACATGGTGAACGGCATTCTTTATATCTCTGGACAAATTCCCTTTAACAATGAATCGGGAAAGATTGAAGAAGGCATTGAAAAGGCGACACATCAGGTGATGAAAAATTTACAGTTCATTCTTACTGAAGCTGGCTTAACTTTCAGCAATGTGGTAAAAGCGACCATCTTTTTGAAGAATATGGATGATTTTGCGGCCATGAATGATATTTATGCCTCTTATCTGGATTCTGCAAATTATCCAGCGCGCGAAACTGTACAGGTTTCCTGTTTGCCAAGAAATGTAGAAATTGAAATTTCAATGATCGCACATCAATTTTAA
- a CDS encoding putative LPS assembly protein LptD: MVKTGFKNIPLILIILIFNNFLAHLGAQNLAGNKIVNDTIAKTDTLVLPKEQLESVVKTKADRIRNDIPKRMTYLNKNAHVNYQDLSIDADYISIDWDKSLVFARGEIDSLGKITKPAVAIQGGKTYEYDEFTYNIKTRQAIAFNARTEESEGVIVAEKTKKYNDSVFFMRRGKYTTDEYFIKKKDTIADYYLLAPNIKLIKGKNKSQVITGPIQLYIEQVPTPLILPFAILPFSDKRSAGILIPSFGEREDVGFFLNSIGYYQPIGEHFDVKVLADIYTKGSWNLRPEVNYKKNYKYTGNFSADIGTTVRGIKGLADYSKTGTYRIAWRHQQDSKANPFLNFSASVDVVSNKFYNNTVNNNYAFNQNNLNAQQNSSVSIVKRFLTLPITITGTSSYSQNFSTGLADLKLPVLNVAINQFYLFKPKTGIRQGLLENITVNTGLNLNNFVQTDEGELFTKAMWEKMQTGVKNNIALGTNTTIAKYFTFSLSANIDNALTTKTLTRNYNPLTNKVVDILNNKIAGYSSFSTSASLQTVLYGMLNFKKDSRIQAIRHMMTPQIGFNYSPDFSAPSFGYYKNYYSDRGEMTPYSIFDRGIVGSPNSGLVQALSFSINNNLEMKIKSKKDSTGVKKLKIFESLNFNTNYNFAAPKYKWSIFSFSGQTTLFEKLNLNTNLTLEPYQILFAPGEERGIRTEKFGYFSVQGFNAQLSYPLSDAIFGEREEPAKIYKTKGEIRNENYFFDEDNYSRFTQPWTLNINAQYGYTRSLTRFGNNVASLGLDGSIRLTPYWNLTGNLYYDIITKEIANTQIGFSRDQRSFTINFNWIPFGQYKVYDFFIGIKANILRDALKYKDRSFTQPNAPF, encoded by the coding sequence TTGGTCAAAACTGGCTTCAAAAATATACCACTAATTTTAATTATCCTAATTTTTAACAATTTTTTAGCACATCTTGGGGCTCAAAATTTGGCTGGAAATAAGATAGTTAATGATACCATTGCCAAAACAGATACTTTGGTTCTGCCCAAAGAACAGCTGGAATCGGTAGTAAAAACAAAGGCTGACCGAATTCGAAATGACATTCCGAAAAGAATGACTTACCTGAATAAAAACGCACATGTAAATTATCAGGACTTGTCCATCGATGCCGATTATATTTCCATAGATTGGGACAAATCTCTTGTTTTTGCACGCGGTGAAATTGATTCTTTAGGAAAAATTACAAAACCCGCCGTAGCAATTCAAGGAGGCAAAACCTATGAATACGACGAGTTTACTTACAATATCAAAACCCGCCAAGCCATAGCTTTTAATGCAAGAACAGAAGAAAGTGAAGGCGTTATTGTAGCCGAAAAAACAAAAAAATACAACGATTCTGTCTTCTTTATGAGAAGAGGAAAATACACCACCGACGAATATTTCATCAAGAAAAAAGATACCATTGCAGATTATTACTTGTTGGCGCCAAACATTAAACTGATCAAAGGGAAAAATAAATCGCAGGTGATTACCGGACCCATTCAACTTTATATAGAACAGGTTCCGACACCACTGATTTTGCCTTTCGCTATTTTGCCTTTTTCGGATAAAAGAAGCGCCGGAATTTTAATTCCAAGTTTTGGTGAGCGGGAAGATGTCGGGTTTTTTCTGAATTCCATCGGCTATTATCAACCGATCGGGGAGCATTTCGACGTGAAAGTGCTCGCAGATATTTATACGAAAGGGAGTTGGAATTTAAGACCAGAAGTGAATTATAAGAAAAACTATAAATACACCGGAAATTTCTCTGCTGATATCGGTACAACCGTGCGCGGAATTAAAGGATTAGCTGATTATTCTAAAACGGGAACCTACCGAATTGCGTGGCGTCATCAACAAGATTCCAAAGCCAATCCTTTCTTAAACTTCTCAGCATCTGTGGATGTTGTGAGCAACAAATTTTATAACAATACGGTCAATAATAATTATGCATTTAATCAGAATAACCTGAACGCGCAGCAAAATTCATCCGTAAGTATTGTTAAAAGGTTTCTTACTTTGCCTATTACTATCACTGGAACATCGTCCTATTCTCAAAACTTTTCCACCGGCTTGGCCGATTTAAAATTGCCGGTTTTAAATGTAGCCATCAATCAGTTTTATCTATTCAAACCAAAAACGGGAATCCGACAGGGACTTTTGGAAAACATTACAGTGAACACAGGTTTGAATTTGAATAATTTCGTGCAGACCGATGAAGGTGAACTTTTCACAAAAGCTATGTGGGAAAAAATGCAGACCGGCGTGAAAAATAATATCGCTTTGGGAACCAATACAACGATTGCCAAGTATTTTACATTTTCGCTGTCGGCAAATATTGATAATGCCTTAACAACCAAAACGCTGACTCGAAATTACAATCCACTGACAAATAAAGTTGTAGATATTTTAAATAATAAAATTGCCGGCTATTCCTCTTTCTCCACAAGTGCAAGTTTACAAACAGTGCTCTACGGAATGCTAAACTTTAAAAAAGATTCAAGAATCCAGGCGATTCGTCACATGATGACGCCACAAATTGGTTTCAATTATTCACCAGATTTTTCTGCGCCTTCCTTCGGTTATTATAAAAATTATTACAGTGATCGAGGCGAGATGACGCCCTACTCTATTTTCGACCGCGGAATTGTCGGTTCACCAAATTCGGGACTCGTGCAAGCGCTCAGCTTTTCAATCAATAATAATCTGGAGATGAAAATTAAGTCGAAGAAAGATTCCACCGGTGTAAAAAAATTGAAAATCTTCGAAAGTTTAAACTTTAACACCAATTATAATTTTGCGGCTCCAAAATATAAGTGGTCCATTTTCAGCTTCAGCGGCCAAACCACTTTATTTGAAAAACTTAATCTGAACACCAACTTAACATTAGAACCTTACCAAATTTTATTTGCGCCAGGAGAAGAAAGAGGAATCAGAACTGAAAAATTTGGCTATTTTAGTGTGCAAGGATTTAATGCGCAACTTTCTTATCCCCTAAGCGACGCTATTTTTGGAGAACGGGAAGAACCAGCGAAAATTTATAAGACAAAAGGGGAAATCAGGAATGAAAATTACTTTTTTGATGAAGATAATTATTCCCGTTTTACGCAACCCTGGACCTTAAACATCAATGCGCAGTATGGCTATACCAGAAGCTTAACACGGTTTGGAAACAATGTCGCTTCTCTTGGTTTAGACGGCAGTATTCGCTTAACTCCGTACTGGAATCTTACGGGAAATCTGTATTATGATATCATTACGAAAGAAATTGCAAATACGCAAATAGGCTTCTCCCGAGACCAGCGAAGTTTTACGATTAACTTCAACTGGATTCCTTTCGGCCAATACAAAGTATACGATTTCTTCATTGGAATTAAGGCCAATATTCTGCGCGATGCTCTAAAATATAAAGACCGCAGTTTTACGCAACCAAACGCACCTTTTTAA
- a CDS encoding N-acetylmuramoyl-L-alanine amidase family protein, with translation MINYSFSFKKYFFLFFCFLFFLPQAQKKFTLVLDAGHGGTDHGANRYYSETGTLREKDVTLSIVLKLGRMLEKNKDFKIIYTRKIDEYPSLTDRTTLANRSKADLFVSVHCNANTRTSPYGTETFVQGPDQNKTNLEVAKAENDVIFLDEKDRETFASYDPKSMESLIALKIQQSKYLESSLLFGSFVEGNFEKKDKRLSRGVKQQNLHVLRLNAMPSVLIETGFISNYDEAMYLGSEKGQDEIAESIYDAIISYRKAIERNGGVSSQPKAAEKPDEKPLKNDFRILLMSSPMKYNLGDPALKGLNYILTIKENDLYKYYYSVTNLASVRDNNLKTAKDAGFRNSTSISFIPNQRLGTGSYTLEVAASDQKLSANSYLLNTLKNVTRVKEKGTFYYTYGKFATLEEAVKTQKEVEEKGIKNTVIQKLSR, from the coding sequence ATGATTAATTATAGTTTTTCGTTTAAAAAATATTTCTTCCTCTTTTTCTGCTTCCTCTTTTTTCTTCCTCAGGCTCAAAAAAAATTCACACTCGTTCTAGATGCGGGTCACGGCGGAACAGACCACGGCGCAAACCGATATTATAGTGAGACAGGAACCTTGCGGGAAAAAGATGTTACGCTCTCCATTGTTTTAAAATTAGGAAGAATGTTGGAGAAAAATAAAGATTTTAAAATTATTTACACCCGAAAGATTGATGAATATCCATCATTAACCGACCGGACAACACTTGCGAACAGAAGTAAGGCTGATTTGTTCGTTTCCGTACATTGTAATGCAAATACCAGAACTTCTCCTTACGGAACCGAAACCTTTGTTCAGGGTCCAGACCAGAATAAAACCAATCTGGAGGTGGCAAAAGCTGAAAACGACGTAATTTTTCTGGATGAAAAAGACCGCGAAACCTTTGCTTCTTACGATCCAAAATCAATGGAATCTTTAATAGCCCTTAAAATTCAACAAAGTAAATATCTGGAAAGCAGTCTTCTTTTTGGAAGTTTCGTAGAAGGTAACTTCGAAAAGAAAGATAAACGTTTATCGCGCGGAGTGAAACAGCAAAACCTTCACGTTTTAAGACTCAATGCAATGCCTTCAGTATTAATTGAGACAGGATTTATCAGCAACTATGACGAAGCGATGTATTTGGGCTCAGAGAAAGGTCAGGATGAAATAGCAGAAAGTATTTACGATGCGATCATCAGCTATAGAAAAGCGATTGAAAGAAATGGTGGTGTATCAAGCCAACCAAAAGCCGCCGAAAAACCCGATGAGAAACCGCTGAAAAATGATTTCCGTATTCTGCTCATGTCGTCTCCGATGAAATATAATTTAGGTGATCCTGCGCTGAAAGGATTAAACTACATTCTTACCATTAAAGAGAACGATTTGTACAAGTATTATTACAGTGTGACCAATCTAGCCTCAGTTCGTGATAACAACCTTAAAACAGCTAAGGATGCAGGCTTTAGAAATTCAACGTCGATTTCCTTTATTCCAAACCAAAGATTGGGAACCGGCTCTTATACTTTGGAAGTTGCTGCGAGTGATCAAAAACTCAGTGCAAATTCCTATTTGCTGAATACTTTGAAAAATGTAACAAGAGTTAAAGAAAAAGGTACCTTTTACTACACTTACGGTAAATTCGCCACGTTAGAAGAAGCGGTAAAAACCCAGAAAGAGGTGGAGGAAAAAGGCATTAAAAATACAGTAATTCAAAAACTTTCCAGATAA
- the rpsT gene encoding 30S ribosomal protein S20 has protein sequence MANHKSALKRIRQSEKKRLRNRYYHKTARTALKVFKSEENKEAAAVQLPLVISLLDKLVKKNIIHKNKAANLKSKLTKHVNNLA, from the coding sequence ATGGCAAATCATAAATCAGCTCTGAAAAGAATCAGACAAAGCGAAAAGAAAAGATTAAGAAACAGATACTATCACAAGACTGCGAGAACAGCTTTGAAAGTATTTAAAAGCGAGGAGAATAAAGAGGCTGCTGCAGTACAGTTGCCATTGGTAATCTCTTTGTTGGATAAATTGGTGAAGAAAAACATCATCCACAAAAACAAAGCGGCCAACTTAAAAAGTAAATTGACCAAGCACGTTAATAATTTAGCGTAA
- a CDS encoding YihY/virulence factor BrkB family protein, with protein sequence MMKKLLFFWKTLKETLMVWIDSSAAKDSASLAYYAIFSIPGLLIIIIWIAGYFFGQEAIRGQIGNQISDMMGSEVAKSIEEMLASALIDRQNFFMKTVGVLSLIFGATTIFFQLQRSLNNLWEVEAAPKKALVKFLLDRVNSLGMILVIGFLLMITMVLSSLISLLNNFITASLGLETYLLMELINYVLGFVLVVAVFAFMFKVLPDVDISWKAVWTGALLTAVLFTIGKFLLSLYFAELKPTSTFGKAGTVILIMMWINYSCMLIFFGAIFTKVYSQRRGYHISPSKHAKWNAGELYEKEKKNSLDKLKSLQETENITA encoded by the coding sequence ATGATGAAAAAATTACTTTTCTTCTGGAAAACCTTAAAAGAAACCTTAATGGTCTGGATTGATTCCAGCGCTGCAAAGGATTCTGCCAGTTTAGCGTACTATGCTATATTCTCAATTCCCGGATTGTTGATCATTATTATATGGATTGCAGGATATTTTTTCGGACAGGAAGCCATACGCGGACAGATTGGAAATCAAATCAGTGACATGATGGGTTCTGAGGTCGCTAAAAGTATTGAAGAGATGCTGGCCAGCGCACTTATCGACCGCCAAAATTTCTTCATGAAAACGGTGGGAGTTCTTTCCCTTATTTTTGGAGCGACCACGATATTTTTCCAGCTTCAAAGATCGCTGAATAACCTTTGGGAAGTCGAAGCAGCACCAAAAAAAGCTTTAGTGAAATTTCTGCTTGATCGCGTAAATTCTCTGGGAATGATTCTGGTAATCGGCTTTTTATTAATGATTACCATGGTTCTTTCTTCTCTTATTAGTTTGCTCAATAATTTCATTACCGCAAGTTTAGGTCTGGAAACCTATCTATTAATGGAGCTGATCAATTATGTTCTGGGATTTGTTTTAGTAGTAGCTGTTTTTGCCTTTATGTTTAAAGTTTTGCCTGATGTAGATATTTCCTGGAAAGCAGTTTGGACCGGCGCTCTTTTAACGGCCGTATTATTTACCATCGGGAAATTCCTGCTTAGTTTATATTTTGCCGAGTTAAAACCAACTTCTACCTTTGGTAAGGCCGGAACCGTAATCCTTATTATGATGTGGATTAATTATTCTTGTATGCTCATTTTCTTCGGTGCCATATTTACAAAAGTATATTCCCAGCGTAGAGGCTACCATATTTCCCCTTCTAAACACGCGAAATGGAATGCGGGAGAACTTTATGAAAAAGAGAAAAAGAATTCTTTAGACAAATTAAAGTCTTTGCAGGAGACTGAGAATATCACTGCTTAA
- the tamL gene encoding translocation and assembly module lipoprotein TamL, translating into MTPLKSYCYKILTTLTIVVFITSCSNTKFLQEGQLLYTGAKINIKNDTLTKKEKSNLKDALQDQLRPKPNSSILGLRPKLYIYNITKEPKKQKGLGYWLKYKIGEKPVLLSDVDRDFNKKIIVNYSENKGFFNAKASSDTISKNKKAQVIYTLKPGARYLISQVHFPKDSTEINAEMQSITDKTFLKAGNPFDLDVIKAERERIDEHLKNKGFYYFSPENIIIQADSTVLKEPKVELFVKLKDNTPSLAKEQFTIDKTIVFADYNIDDVKLGKYGVPYNTDSLEVYNDLYIIDPEHKFKPKIFDRTLYFNRGDLYNRKDHNLSLNRLISLGVFKFVKNEFIVSDSLHHKFDAYYLLTPRPFQSLRLETLGKTNSANYTGGEVNLNWTHRNFLKGAEQLKGAIYGAFDVQVGGPKDANNIIRFGANAQLSIPRIVAPFKFRSSSAYVPRTNFDIGYEYLNRTQLYTLHNFNTSFGYLWKENERKEHNLKVLDVTLIAPQNVTEKYLEQIKGNPAKDISANPSLQRVIDKQLIFGPTYSYTYTNTMLPKTNTFYYKGSAELAGTIAGLVSGADAKAGNQKEIFNIPFSQYAKMEHDFRYYRKLNSKNTIASRIIAGVGFPYGNSTTIPYVKQFFVGGSNSIRAFRARTLGPGSYDPRGQNATFFFDQSGDIKLEMNAEYRANIYKFLNVAVFADAGNVWLVNEDDARPGGKFSKDFIKEIAVGAGVGLRLDFSILILRLDLAMPLRIPYYEEGDRWTFDKINFGDNSWRRDNLILNIAIGYPF; encoded by the coding sequence ATGACACCATTGAAATCATACTGTTATAAAATATTGACAACGCTTACGATCGTAGTTTTTATTACTTCGTGCAGCAATACGAAATTTCTGCAGGAGGGTCAGCTTTTGTATACCGGAGCAAAAATTAACATTAAGAATGATACGCTGACAAAAAAGGAGAAATCTAATTTAAAAGATGCACTTCAGGATCAACTTAGGCCGAAACCAAACTCCTCGATTTTAGGATTGCGACCGAAACTGTACATTTATAACATTACCAAAGAACCAAAAAAGCAGAAAGGTCTTGGCTATTGGCTAAAATATAAAATTGGAGAAAAACCTGTTTTGCTAAGTGACGTAGATCGGGACTTCAATAAAAAAATTATTGTCAATTATTCTGAGAATAAAGGTTTTTTTAATGCAAAAGCCTCCTCAGATACGATCTCTAAAAATAAAAAAGCACAGGTTATTTATACTTTAAAACCAGGTGCGAGATATTTAATCAGTCAGGTTCACTTCCCGAAAGATTCTACAGAAATCAACGCAGAAATGCAGTCGATTACGGATAAAACTTTTCTAAAAGCTGGCAATCCTTTCGATTTGGATGTTATTAAAGCAGAACGAGAACGCATTGATGAGCATTTAAAAAATAAGGGTTTTTACTATTTCAGCCCGGAAAACATTATTATTCAGGCAGACAGTACCGTCTTGAAAGAACCCAAAGTTGAACTTTTTGTTAAGCTGAAAGATAATACGCCAAGTCTTGCTAAAGAACAGTTTACCATCGATAAAACGATTGTATTTGCAGATTACAATATTGATGATGTGAAACTGGGAAAATATGGCGTTCCTTATAATACCGATTCTTTAGAGGTTTACAATGATCTTTATATTATTGATCCCGAGCATAAATTTAAACCGAAAATTTTCGACCGAACGCTGTACTTTAACCGTGGCGATTTATACAACCGGAAAGACCACAACTTATCATTAAACCGATTGATCAGTTTAGGTGTTTTCAAATTTGTAAAAAATGAATTTATAGTTTCAGATTCTTTACATCATAAGTTTGATGCCTACTATCTTTTAACACCTAGACCTTTTCAGTCTTTGAGGTTAGAAACATTAGGAAAAACAAATTCAGCAAATTATACGGGTGGTGAAGTGAATTTGAACTGGACACACCGTAATTTCCTTAAAGGTGCGGAGCAATTGAAAGGTGCGATTTATGGTGCCTTCGATGTGCAGGTTGGCGGACCAAAAGATGCGAACAATATCATTCGTTTCGGGGCGAATGCGCAGCTTTCTATCCCGCGAATTGTTGCGCCGTTTAAATTCAGATCTTCAAGCGCTTATGTGCCGCGAACCAATTTTGATATCGGTTACGAGTATTTAAACCGTACGCAACTTTATACCTTGCATAATTTTAATACTTCCTTTGGCTATCTGTGGAAGGAAAACGAAAGAAAAGAACACAACCTAAAAGTGCTTGATGTCACTTTGATCGCACCGCAAAATGTAACTGAAAAATATCTGGAGCAAATTAAAGGAAATCCAGCAAAAGATATATCTGCAAATCCTTCTTTGCAAAGAGTTATCGATAAGCAATTAATTTTCGGACCTACATACAGTTATACGTATACCAATACCATGTTGCCCAAAACGAACACTTTTTATTACAAAGGAAGTGCAGAGTTGGCAGGAACGATTGCAGGTCTCGTAAGTGGTGCCGATGCAAAAGCGGGAAATCAGAAGGAAATTTTTAATATTCCCTTCAGTCAGTATGCAAAAATGGAACACGATTTTCGGTATTACCGCAAACTGAATAGTAAAAACACCATTGCTTCTCGTATTATTGCGGGCGTTGGTTTCCCTTACGGAAATTCCACCACCATTCCCTATGTGAAACAATTTTTTGTGGGCGGCAGCAACAGTATCCGCGCATTTCGGGCTCGAACTTTAGGTCCAGGAAGCTATGATCCGCGAGGTCAAAATGCCACTTTCTTCTTCGATCAGTCGGGAGATATTAAACTGGAAATGAATGCAGAATACAGAGCGAACATCTATAAATTTTTAAACGTAGCAGTCTTCGCGGATGCCGGAAATGTGTGGCTCGTGAATGAAGATGATGCTCGTCCAGGCGGTAAATTTTCAAAAGATTTTATCAAAGAAATTGCAGTAGGTGCCGGTGTGGGACTTCGTTTGGATTTTTCCATTCTTATACTTCGTCTGGATTTAGCGATGCCTTTACGCATCCCCTATTATGAAGAAGGCGACCGCTGGACTTTCGATAAAATTAATTTCGGGGACAATTCCTGGCGGAGAGATAATTTAATTCTGAACATTGCTATCGGTTATCCATTTTAA